One genomic region from Pseudomonas sp. R5-89-07 encodes:
- a CDS encoding DUF2242 domain-containing protein, whose translation MSTSFHLRNLGLALVLAGAAGCSSPKTAIYEHENFDDSGTFSRDYPVSDVAACEAARRALLSQGYIITSSDPKLVAGNKSFQQTGETHLQISFNVVCAADGKGSNHSTMFANALQDRYALKKVNNSASLGVGVLGSVSMPIGSTDDSMVKVASETVSAPKFYERYFALVDVFLPQEVKQAAHIPEKPKDELGMPEQKAAPAADKVEAPQEAPVTPAAAQPLAPPPEAAPIAPVAPSVEPVPDMAPTPATEPAPAPTNPSLPAPTEAIPPLPTPAQ comes from the coding sequence ATGTCGACATCATTTCACTTGCGAAACCTAGGGTTGGCGCTGGTGCTGGCGGGCGCGGCGGGTTGCTCGTCACCCAAGACCGCTATTTATGAACATGAGAATTTCGACGACTCCGGTACCTTTTCCCGCGATTACCCGGTGAGCGATGTGGCGGCCTGTGAAGCGGCGCGTCGTGCCCTGCTCAGCCAGGGCTATATCATCACCAGCAGCGATCCAAAGTTGGTGGCCGGCAACAAGAGTTTCCAGCAGACCGGCGAGACCCATTTGCAGATCAGCTTCAACGTGGTGTGTGCCGCTGATGGCAAAGGCAGCAATCACTCGACGATGTTTGCCAACGCCTTGCAGGACCGCTATGCGCTGAAGAAGGTCAACAATTCCGCGAGCCTCGGGGTTGGGGTATTGGGCTCGGTGTCGATGCCCATCGGCTCCACCGATGACTCGATGGTCAAGGTGGCGAGCGAGACCGTCTCGGCGCCCAAGTTCTATGAGCGTTACTTTGCCTTGGTGGATGTGTTTTTGCCCCAGGAAGTGAAGCAGGCCGCACATATCCCCGAAAAGCCCAAGGATGAGCTTGGCATGCCTGAACAGAAAGCCGCGCCGGCAGCCGATAAGGTCGAGGCTCCTCAAGAGGCGCCTGTCACGCCTGCCGCTGCGCAGCCGCTTGCGCCGCCACCTGAGGCCGCACCCATCGCGCCCGTCGCGCCGAGCGTAGAGCCCGTACCGGACATGGCACCGACACCGGCAACAGAACCTGCGCCTGCGCCGACCAACCCGAGCCTGCCCGCGCCGACAGAGGCGATTCCACCTCTGCCGACCCCAGCCCAGTAG
- the nhaA gene encoding Na+/H+ antiporter NhaA, with protein MPDKHPAIPRPQRLTEGALSALGRFSDIEAVSGIVLLLAAIVALIWANSPAADTYEHFWNTPVTLGLGDYSVSRSLHFLVNDGLMTIFFLVVGAEIRQEIKDGALANLKLATLPLGAALGGVLMPAIIYTVLNHGTAAASGWAVPTATDIAFAVGVLALLGRSIPSGVRILLLALAIIDDIVAILIIAVFFTASLDYMGLVIAIAGLALVLVFQRMGIGKAAVYLLPGAIVWFGLLKTGVHPTLAGVILGLMTPVNSKPATERPLDTIGRTFNELMERFSQSHEGPGHVNQPLKQLREAQREILPPVQRVQSALHPWVAFGVMPLFALANAGVSLSGFNLDDPLPHGVFMGVVFALVLGKPLGVMLASITLVKLNLCQLPDGVTWSGVGLVGLLAGIGFTMSIFISSLAFSDPALLSAAKLSVLTASTLAAVIGLTWGKLKFSGKKSES; from the coding sequence GTGCCTGATAAACACCCAGCCATCCCTCGCCCACAGCGTTTGACCGAGGGCGCACTGTCTGCCCTTGGGCGCTTTTCAGATATAGAAGCCGTCAGCGGCATTGTCCTGCTGCTGGCCGCCATCGTCGCCTTGATCTGGGCCAACAGCCCGGCGGCCGACACCTACGAGCACTTCTGGAATACCCCAGTCACCCTTGGGCTGGGCGACTACAGCGTGTCGCGCTCGCTGCACTTCCTGGTCAATGACGGCCTGATGACCATCTTCTTCCTGGTGGTGGGCGCCGAGATACGCCAGGAGATCAAGGACGGTGCGCTCGCCAACCTGAAGCTGGCCACGCTGCCATTGGGCGCAGCGCTGGGTGGCGTACTGATGCCGGCGATCATTTACACCGTGCTCAACCACGGCACCGCCGCCGCCAGTGGCTGGGCCGTACCCACCGCAACGGACATCGCCTTTGCCGTCGGCGTGCTGGCACTGTTGGGCAGGTCGATTCCCAGTGGCGTACGTATCCTGCTGCTGGCCTTGGCCATTATCGATGACATCGTGGCAATCCTGATCATTGCCGTATTCTTCACCGCCAGCCTCGATTACATGGGACTGGTAATAGCCATCGCCGGGCTGGCGCTGGTGCTGGTTTTCCAGCGCATGGGCATCGGCAAGGCCGCCGTCTACCTGCTGCCTGGAGCGATCGTGTGGTTTGGCCTGCTCAAGACCGGCGTCCACCCGACGCTTGCCGGCGTAATCCTGGGGCTGATGACGCCGGTCAACTCCAAGCCCGCCACCGAGCGCCCACTGGACACCATAGGCCGCACGTTCAACGAATTGATGGAGCGCTTCTCCCAGTCCCATGAAGGCCCTGGACACGTTAACCAGCCACTGAAGCAATTGCGCGAAGCGCAGCGGGAAATTTTACCGCCAGTGCAGCGGGTTCAATCGGCGCTGCACCCGTGGGTGGCCTTCGGCGTGATGCCGCTGTTCGCGCTGGCCAATGCCGGTGTCAGCCTGAGCGGCTTCAACCTGGACGATCCCCTGCCCCACGGCGTGTTCATGGGCGTCGTCTTCGCCCTGGTGCTGGGCAAACCCTTGGGCGTGATGCTGGCCAGTATCACCCTGGTCAAGCTCAACCTCTGCCAGCTGCCGGACGGCGTCACCTGGTCGGGTGTCGGCCTGGTGGGTCTGCTGGCGGGGATTGGCTTTACCATGTCGATCTTCATCTCGTCCCTGGCGTTCTCCGACCCGGCCTTGCTGTCGGCGGCCAAGCTGAGCGTGTTGACGGCGTCGACCCTGGCTGCGGTCATCGGCCTGACCTGGGGTAAGCTCAAGTTCTCGGGCAAGAAATCTGAGAGCTAA
- a CDS encoding LysR family transcriptional regulator yields the protein MHKQTASDLVAFLVVAQEQSFTKAAKQLGVSQSALSQTMRALETRLGVRLLTRTTRRVSPTQAGERLLQTVAQRFAEVDAELEAVTALGENPRGTLRLAATENAAATVLWPKLEKFLPLYPEIKIEIVVDVGLTDIVGGRFDAGIRPGETVAQGMIATRIGPDMRMAVVGTPVYFEKYGQPRAPSDLTFHNCINLRLPTHGGLYAWEFEKDGRAVNVHVDGQLVVGSASLILMGARSGQGLAYLPEEQVRSDIEHGSLIRVLEDWCPPFSGYHLYYPSRRQPTQAFSLLVDALRYRD from the coding sequence ATGCACAAGCAGACCGCCTCCGACCTCGTCGCGTTTTTAGTGGTTGCACAAGAACAAAGCTTTACCAAAGCAGCGAAGCAACTGGGTGTCTCGCAGTCAGCGCTGAGCCAAACGATGCGGGCATTAGAGACGCGCTTAGGCGTAAGGCTCCTCACTCGGACGACCAGACGCGTGTCACCCACTCAGGCTGGCGAGCGCCTGCTGCAAACCGTCGCTCAGCGGTTCGCGGAGGTCGATGCGGAGTTAGAAGCGGTTACTGCATTGGGCGAAAATCCCAGAGGTACCCTGCGCCTCGCGGCTACCGAAAACGCCGCGGCCACCGTGCTCTGGCCCAAGCTGGAGAAATTCCTTCCTCTGTACCCAGAAATCAAAATTGAAATAGTCGTAGATGTAGGGCTGACAGATATCGTGGGCGGGCGTTTCGATGCTGGCATTCGACCTGGCGAAACGGTAGCGCAAGGCATGATAGCTACCCGGATAGGGCCAGACATGCGCATGGCGGTAGTCGGTACGCCCGTGTACTTCGAGAAGTACGGACAGCCACGGGCGCCCTCCGACTTGACGTTTCACAACTGCATCAACCTGCGACTTCCTACACATGGCGGACTGTACGCTTGGGAATTCGAGAAGGACGGTCGAGCTGTAAACGTCCATGTGGACGGTCAGCTTGTTGTTGGATCTGCGTCTCTCATTTTGATGGGGGCTCGATCAGGTCAGGGGCTCGCCTACCTACCTGAAGAGCAGGTGAGATCGGACATCGAACACGGCAGCTTAATTCGTGTTCTAGAGGACTGGTGCCCGCCGTTTTCCGGATATCACCTGTACTACCCAAGTCGACGCCAACCCACACAAGCATTCAGCCTCCTCGTGGATGCGTTGCGCTACCGCGATTGA
- a CDS encoding carboxymuconolactone decarboxylase family protein — MAYEKGTAHKAFGDVAPALAEYTDNLLFDDVWKRPGLSPRDRSLVTITTLIVLYRQNELPYHLKLALENGVTREEIIETITHLAFYGGWPVAATALNIARKVFEETGT; from the coding sequence ATGGCATACGAAAAAGGTACAGCCCACAAGGCTTTTGGCGATGTAGCTCCGGCGCTTGCCGAATACACCGATAACCTGCTGTTCGATGATGTGTGGAAACGGCCCGGCCTCTCACCTCGTGACCGCAGCCTTGTAACCATCACCACCCTCATTGTGCTTTACCGTCAAAACGAGTTGCCGTACCACCTTAAGCTTGCCCTTGAGAACGGCGTGACCCGTGAAGAAATCATCGAAACGATCACCCATCTGGCGTTCTATGGCGGCTGGCCCGTCGCGGCGACTGCACTGAATATCGCTCGCAAGGTGTTCGAGGAGACCGGTACATAA